One stretch of Streptococcus australis DNA includes these proteins:
- a CDS encoding GH92 family glycosyl hydrolase, producing the protein MKPLLETIDTRFGTASKHAFSRGNTLPYTGVPFGMNYFVPQTSDQEGAWFFDPHLPVFQGIRLTHQPSPWIGDYSWLLLTPVAGHLGGDSLFHRQSSYDIDKARFQPHYLKLFSLRYQIETQLTPTCYGASIRLEQKQGKALSLYLHAADDLTVEQVDKRNLALRQEGKTETNKNPLILFTALQMNTDILAISQESGDWRIDLADSHAEIQLATSFISPSQALLNLPQTDFDSCKASAQADWENLLHRFDIVETGKADRTFFDHCLYRLFLFPQTFYEVNESGRAIHMDLSTGTVKPGVLFSNNGFWDTFRTTFPLFALIIPEHYRRFLEGFLNSYRDTGFLPKWLAPDERGMMPGTLLDGIIADSVCKDMAPDLEEELLQAMLKTATKSDPLGINGRHGLAQYQELGYLSTDHHESVSHTLDYAYSDFCIANCAEKLGQNDIAQTYKVASQNYHHLFDAETGYMRTRDSQGNFRPDFSPYSWGRDYAECSAIQATLGVLHDIPGLRQLMGGKENFSRYLLKACQDAPLFETTGYGYEIHEMSEMATAPFGQVAISNQPSFHIPYLFRYSNYPEYTSLLIKTLRQKAFKPSWDAYPGDEDNGSLSAWYIWSALGFYPTCPGKPSYDLGIPLFNHLRVYLAKENKWLDIHAEQNHSHFNFVKECRLDKTPVSSIQHQDLLKAEQLTFTLSWLPNHS; encoded by the coding sequence ATGAAACCACTACTTGAAACCATCGATACCCGCTTCGGCACTGCCAGCAAGCATGCCTTCTCTCGGGGAAATACCCTGCCATACACGGGCGTGCCTTTTGGGATGAATTATTTTGTGCCCCAGACTAGTGACCAGGAGGGAGCTTGGTTCTTCGATCCGCATCTGCCCGTCTTTCAGGGGATTCGATTGACCCACCAGCCCAGTCCTTGGATTGGCGACTACTCTTGGCTCCTTCTGACACCTGTCGCAGGCCATCTAGGTGGAGACAGCCTCTTTCACCGCCAGTCTTCTTATGATATAGATAAAGCTCGCTTCCAGCCTCACTATTTGAAGCTCTTTTCTCTGCGCTATCAGATTGAAACACAGCTCACACCGACTTGCTATGGTGCTTCTATTCGTTTGGAGCAAAAGCAAGGCAAGGCTCTCTCCCTCTACCTTCACGCAGCAGATGACCTAACAGTTGAGCAGGTTGATAAGCGGAATCTGGCCCTAAGACAAGAAGGCAAAACAGAGACAAATAAAAATCCGTTGATACTCTTCACTGCCCTACAAATGAATACGGATATTCTTGCTATCAGCCAAGAAAGTGGAGACTGGCGAATTGACCTGGCAGATAGTCATGCTGAGATTCAGCTAGCAACTTCTTTTATTTCTCCTTCTCAAGCGTTGCTTAATCTACCTCAAACGGACTTTGATAGCTGTAAAGCAAGTGCCCAAGCAGACTGGGAAAATCTCCTCCACCGTTTTGATATCGTGGAGACAGGGAAAGCCGATCGGACCTTTTTTGATCACTGCCTCTACAGACTCTTCCTTTTCCCACAGACATTTTATGAGGTGAACGAGTCAGGACGGGCCATCCACATGGATTTGTCTACTGGCACTGTCAAGCCCGGCGTCCTCTTCAGCAACAATGGTTTCTGGGATACCTTCCGCACTACCTTCCCCCTCTTTGCCCTTATCATACCAGAACACTATCGCCGCTTTCTAGAAGGTTTCCTCAATAGCTACCGCGATACTGGTTTTCTTCCCAAATGGCTAGCTCCAGATGAACGTGGCATGATGCCCGGCACTCTTTTAGACGGCATTATCGCAGATAGCGTCTGCAAGGACATGGCCCCCGACTTGGAAGAAGAACTCCTCCAAGCCATGCTTAAAACAGCCACCAAGTCCGATCCTCTTGGCATCAACGGTCGCCACGGTTTAGCTCAATACCAAGAATTAGGTTATCTTTCAACCGACCACCACGAAAGTGTCAGTCACACCCTTGACTATGCCTATAGCGACTTTTGTATCGCCAACTGTGCCGAAAAGCTTGGTCAGAATGACATCGCCCAGACTTATAAGGTCGCATCGCAGAATTACCACCATCTCTTTGACGCCGAGACCGGCTACATGAGAACGCGAGATAGTCAAGGCAACTTCCGACCAGACTTCTCTCCTTATAGTTGGGGACGTGACTACGCCGAATGTTCTGCTATTCAAGCGACTTTAGGCGTCTTACATGACATCCCAGGTTTGCGTCAACTGATGGGTGGAAAAGAAAACTTTAGCCGCTACCTTTTGAAAGCCTGTCAGGATGCTCCTCTCTTTGAAACGACTGGCTATGGTTACGAGATTCATGAAATGAGCGAGATGGCTACAGCTCCTTTTGGGCAAGTCGCCATTTCCAACCAACCTAGCTTCCACATCCCTTATCTCTTCCGTTACAGTAACTATCCTGAATATACTAGCCTTCTCATCAAGACGCTGCGTCAGAAGGCCTTCAAACCAAGCTGGGATGCCTACCCTGGCGATGAGGACAATGGCAGTCTCTCTGCCTGGTACATCTGGTCAGCTCTTGGATTCTACCCGACCTGTCCAGGAAAACCAAGCTACGACCTCGGAATTCCCCTCTTTAATCATCTCCGCGTCTACCTTGCCAAAGAAAATAAATGGTTGGATATCCATGCTGAACAAAACCACAGCCATTTTAACTTTGTCAAAGAGTGTCGATTGGACAAGACCCCTGTATCTAGCATTCAACACCAAGACCTCTTGAAAGCTGAGCAACTGACCTTCACCCTCAGCTGGCTACCAAATCACTCATAA
- a CDS encoding glycoside hydrolase family 125 protein gives MVYSKEIVREWLDEVAERAKDHPEWVDVFERCYTDTLDNTVEILEDGSTFVLTGDIPAMWLRDSTAQLRPYLHVAKRDPRLRQTIAGLVKRQMTLVLKDPYANSFNIEENWKGHHETDHTDLNGWIWERKYEVDSLCYPLQLAYLLWKETGETSQFDETFVTATKEILHLWTVEQDHNNSPYRFVRDTDRKEDTLVNDGFGPAFAVTGMTWSAFRPSDDCCQYSYLIPSNMFAVVVLGYVQEIFAELDLADSQNIMADAKRLQAEIQEGIENYAYTTNSKGEKIYAFEVDGLGNASIMDDPNVPSLLAAPYLGYCDVNDEVYQATRRTILSPENPYFYQGKYASGLGSSHTFYRYIWPIALSIQGLTTNDKAEKKFLLDQLVACDGGTGVMHESFHVDDPTLYSREWFSWANMMFCELVLDYLDIR, from the coding sequence ATGGTTTATTCTAAAGAAATCGTCAGAGAGTGGCTAGATGAGGTAGCGGAGCGTGCTAAGGACCATCCGGAGTGGGTTGATGTGTTCGAACGTTGTTATACAGACACTTTGGATAATACAGTCGAAATCCTAGAAGACGGGTCAACCTTTGTACTGACAGGAGATATCCCAGCCATGTGGCTTCGGGACTCGACTGCTCAGCTTAGACCTTATCTTCATGTGGCAAAAAGAGACCCTCGTTTACGTCAGACCATTGCAGGTTTAGTCAAGCGTCAGATGACCTTGGTGCTCAAGGATCCCTATGCCAACTCCTTTAACATTGAGGAGAACTGGAAGGGTCACCATGAGACTGATCACACAGACCTTAACGGCTGGATTTGGGAACGCAAGTATGAGGTGGACTCGCTTTGCTATCCTTTGCAGTTGGCTTATCTCCTTTGGAAAGAAACTGGCGAAACCAGTCAGTTTGATGAAACTTTTGTCACAGCAACCAAGGAAATCCTTCATCTCTGGACGGTAGAGCAAGACCACAACAACTCTCCATATCGTTTTGTTCGGGATACAGACCGCAAGGAAGATACACTGGTAAATGATGGTTTTGGACCTGCCTTTGCCGTGACAGGAATGACCTGGTCAGCTTTTCGTCCGAGTGATGACTGCTGCCAGTATAGCTATTTGATTCCGTCAAATATGTTTGCCGTAGTCGTCTTGGGGTATGTGCAAGAAATCTTTGCAGAACTAGACCTAGCTGATAGCCAAAACATCATGGCAGACGCTAAACGCCTGCAAGCTGAAATCCAAGAAGGCATCGAAAATTACGCTTATACAACTAACAGCAAGGGTGAAAAGATTTATGCCTTTGAAGTGGATGGTCTAGGAAATGCTAGCATCATGGATGATCCAAACGTACCAAGTCTGCTGGCGGCGCCTTATCTGGGCTATTGCGATGTCAACGATGAAGTGTATCAAGCCACACGCCGTACCATTCTGAGTCCTGAAAATCCATACTTCTATCAAGGGAAATACGCTAGTGGTCTCGGAAGTTCTCATACCTTCTATCGCTATATCTGGCCCATTGCCCTCTCTATCCAAGGCTTGACAACAAATGATAAGGCAGAGAAAAAATTCTTGCTCGATCAGCTGGTTGCCTGCGATGGTGGAACAGGTGTCATGCACGAAAGCTTCCACGTTGACGATCCAACTCTCTACTCACGTGAATGGTTCTCTTGGGCCAACATGATGTTCTGTGAGTTAGTTTTGGATTACCTGGATATCCGCTAG
- a CDS encoding beta-N-acetylhexosaminidase translates to MVIFTGLSPKQEQALELLKKHISLPDVEVAVAQSDKASISIKGEGGHYQLTYRKPHQLYRALSLLATALADGDKVEIEEKAAYEDLAYMADCSRNAVLNVASAKQMIEVLALMGYSTFELYMEDTYQIEGQPYFGYFRGAYSAEELQEIEAYAQQFDMTFVPCIQTLAHLSAFVKWGVKEVQELRDVEDILLIGEEKVYDLIDGMFATLSKLRTRKVNIGMDEAHLVGLGRYLILNGVVDRSLLMCQHLERVLDIADKYGFHCQMWSDMFFKLMSADGQYDRDVEIPEETRVYLDRLKDRVTLVYWDYYQDSEEKYNRNFRNHHKISQDIAFAGGAWKWIGFTPHNHFSRLVAIEANKACRANDIKEVIVTGWGDNGGETAQFSILPSLQIWAELSYRNDLDRLSVHFKTNTGLSVEDFMQIDLANLLPDLPDNLSGINPNRYVFYQDVLCPTLDRHMTPEQDKPHFAHAVETLSEIKGKAGIYAYLFETQAQLNQILSSKVDVGRRLRQAYKAGDKVILQQIAIEELPKLRSEIETFHKLFSHQWLKENKVFGLDTVDIRMGGLLQRIKRAESRIEAYLAGQIDRVEELEVEILPFNDFYGDKDFAATTANQWHTIATASTIYTT, encoded by the coding sequence ATGGTAATTTTTACAGGACTTAGTCCCAAACAAGAGCAAGCATTAGAGTTGCTTAAAAAGCACATTTCCCTACCAGATGTAGAGGTAGCAGTCGCTCAGTCTGATAAAGCCTCTATCTCTATCAAGGGTGAGGGAGGCCACTATCAACTAACTTATCGCAAACCGCACCAATTGTATCGCGCCTTGTCCTTGTTGGCAACAGCTCTAGCAGATGGTGATAAGGTAGAGATTGAAGAAAAGGCTGCTTACGAAGATTTGGCCTACATGGCAGACTGTTCGCGAAATGCAGTGCTAAATGTCGCTTCTGCCAAACAGATGATTGAAGTTCTGGCTCTCATGGGCTACTCAACTTTTGAGCTCTACATGGAAGACACTTATCAAATCGAGGGGCAACCCTACTTTGGTTATTTCCGTGGAGCCTATTCGGCTGAGGAGTTGCAGGAAATCGAAGCCTATGCCCAGCAGTTTGACATGACCTTTGTGCCTTGCATCCAGACCTTGGCCCACTTGTCAGCCTTCGTTAAATGGGGTGTCAAAGAAGTGCAAGAGCTCCGTGATGTAGAAGATATCCTCCTCATTGGCGAAGAAAAAGTTTACGACCTAATTGACGGCATGTTTGCTACTCTGTCTAAACTGCGGACTCGCAAGGTCAATATCGGGATGGACGAAGCCCACTTGGTTGGTTTGGGACGCTACCTCATTCTAAACGGTGTTGTGGACCGTAGTCTCCTCATGTGCCAACACTTGGAGCGCGTGCTGGATATTGCCGATAAGTATGGTTTCCACTGCCAAATGTGGAGCGATATGTTTTTTAAACTCATGTCAGCAGATGGCCAGTACGACCGTGATGTGGAAATTCCTGAGGAAACTCGCGTTTATTTAGACCGTCTCAAAGACCGTGTGACCTTGGTTTACTGGGATTATTACCAGGATAGCGAAGAAAAATACAACCGTAACTTCCGCAATCACCACAAGATTAGCCAAGATATCGCCTTTGCAGGTGGGGCCTGGAAATGGATTGGTTTTACGCCTCACAACCATTTCAGTCGTCTAGTAGCTATTGAGGCCAACAAAGCCTGCCGTGCCAATGACATCAAAGAAGTCATCGTGACTGGTTGGGGAGATAATGGCGGTGAGACAGCTCAGTTTTCTATCCTACCAAGCTTGCAAATCTGGGCAGAACTCAGCTATCGCAATGACCTAGACCGCTTGTCTGTACACTTCAAAACCAATACTGGTCTATCTGTTGAGGACTTTATGCAGATTGACCTAGCCAACCTCTTGCCAGATCTACCAGACAATCTCAGTGGTATCAATCCCAACCGCTATGTCTTTTATCAGGATGTTCTCTGTCCGACCCTTGACCGACACATGACACCTGAACAAGACAAACCTCACTTTGCTCATGCTGTGGAGACTCTTTCTGAAATCAAAGGAAAAGCAGGAATTTACGCTTATCTCTTTGAAACACAGGCTCAGTTGAACCAGATTTTAAGCTCTAAAGTTGATGTGGGGCGTCGACTTCGTCAGGCTTACAAAGCCGGTGACAAAGTCATTTTGCAGCAAATCGCCATAGAAGAATTACCAAAACTCAGAAGTGAGATTGAAACTTTCCACAAACTCTTTAGCCACCAATGGTTGAAAGAAAACAAGGTCTTTGGCTTGGATACAGTGGATATCCGTATGGGCGGACTCTTACAACGCATCAAGCGAGCAGAAAGTCGTATCGAGGCTTATCTGGCAGGTCAAATTGACCGCGTCGAAGAATTAGAGGTCGAAATCCTTCCATTTAACGATTTTTATGGAGACAAGGACTTTGCGGCCACAACAGCCAACCAGTGGCACACCATTGCGACAGCTTCGACGATTTATACGACCTAA
- a CDS encoding alpha-mannosidase: MENVVVHIISHSHWDREWYLPFESHRMQLVELFDNLFDLFENDPEFKSFHLDGQTIVLDDYLEIRPENRDKVQRYIDEGKLKIGPFYILQDDYLISSEANVRNTLIGQAECAKWGKSTQIGYFPDTFGNMGQAPQILQKSGIHVAAFGRGVKPIGFDNQVLEDEQFTSQFSEMYWQGADGSRVLGILFANWYSNGNEIPVDKDEALTFWKQKLADVRDYASTNQWLMMNGCDHQPVQRNLSEAIRVANELFPDVTFIHSSFDDYIHAVESALPEQLSTVTGELTSQETDGWYTLANTSSSRIYLKQAFQENSNLLEQVVEPLTVITGGHNHKDQLTYAWKVLLQNAPHDSICGCSIDEVHREMETRFAKVNQVGNFVKSNLLNEWKGKIATHEAQSDHLFTVINTGLHDKVDTVSTVIDVATCDFKELHPTEGYKKMAALTLPSYRVEDLEGHAVEAKIEDLGANFEYDLPKDKFRQARIARQVRVTVPVHLAPLSWTTFQLLEGEQEHRDGIYQNGVIDTPFVTVSVDENITVYDKTTHEAYEDVIRFEDRGDIGNEYIYFQPKGTEPIYAELKDYEVLENTARFAKILLKHELTIPVSADEKLDAEQRGIIEFMTREAGRSEELTTLPLETEMTVFVDNPQIRFKTRFTNTAKDHRIRLLVKTHNTRPSNDSESIYEVVTRPNKPAASWENPENPQHQQAFVSLYDDEKGITVANKGLHEYEILGDDTIAVTILRASGELGDWGYFPTPEAQCLREFEVEFALECHQAQERFSAFRRAKAFQTPFTSLQVAKQEGSVAATGSLLSHAALSIPQVCPTAFKVAENEEGYVLRYYNMSQENVRISEHQQTILDLLERPYPVHSGLLAPQEIRTELIKKEEI, encoded by the coding sequence ATGGAAAATGTTGTTGTGCATATTATCTCACACAGTCACTGGGATCGTGAGTGGTACTTGCCTTTTGAAAGTCACCGTATGCAGTTGGTGGAATTATTTGACAATCTTTTTGATCTCTTTGAAAATGACCCTGAGTTCAAGAGTTTCCACTTGGATGGACAAACCATTGTCCTGGATGACTACTTGGAAATTCGCCCTGAAAATCGCGACAAAGTCCAACGTTACATTGACGAAGGCAAACTTAAAATTGGTCCCTTTTACATCTTGCAGGATGACTACTTGATTTCAAGTGAAGCCAACGTCCGCAATACCTTGATTGGTCAAGCTGAATGTGCAAAATGGGGCAAATCCACTCAGATTGGTTACTTCCCAGATACTTTTGGAAATATGGGGCAAGCTCCTCAAATCCTTCAAAAATCAGGCATTCATGTGGCAGCCTTTGGCCGTGGTGTGAAGCCGATTGGATTTGACAACCAAGTGCTCGAAGATGAGCAGTTCACTTCCCAGTTTTCAGAAATGTACTGGCAGGGTGCAGACGGAAGTCGTGTCCTCGGTATCCTCTTTGCCAACTGGTACAGTAATGGAAATGAAATTCCAGTGGATAAAGACGAGGCCTTGACCTTCTGGAAACAAAAATTGGCAGACGTGCGTGACTACGCTTCGACCAACCAATGGTTGATGATGAACGGATGTGACCACCAGCCTGTACAGCGAAATCTGAGTGAGGCCATTCGTGTAGCCAATGAACTTTTCCCAGACGTGACCTTTATTCACAGTTCTTTTGATGACTACATCCACGCAGTGGAAAGTGCTCTACCGGAGCAGCTATCAACGGTTACAGGTGAGTTGACCAGTCAAGAAACAGACGGTTGGTACACACTTGCTAATACGTCATCTTCTCGTATCTACCTTAAACAAGCCTTCCAAGAAAATAGCAACCTGCTAGAACAAGTAGTGGAACCATTGACTGTTATCACTGGCGGACATAACCACAAGGATCAGCTGACCTATGCTTGGAAAGTCCTTCTACAAAATGCGCCCCATGATAGTATCTGTGGCTGTAGTATTGACGAAGTTCATCGCGAGATGGAAACCCGTTTTGCCAAGGTTAACCAAGTCGGAAATTTTGTTAAGAGCAACCTTCTCAACGAGTGGAAGGGTAAAATTGCAACCCACGAAGCGCAAAGCGACCATCTCTTTACCGTCATCAACACCGGCTTGCATGACAAGGTTGACACTGTCAGCACAGTGATTGATGTGGCGACTTGTGATTTCAAAGAATTGCACCCAACAGAAGGCTATAAGAAGATGGCAGCCTTGACCTTGCCAAGCTACCGTGTCGAAGACTTGGAAGGCCATGCTGTAGAAGCGAAAATCGAAGATCTGGGAGCTAACTTTGAGTATGATTTGCCAAAAGACAAGTTCCGCCAGGCTCGTATCGCTCGCCAAGTGCGCGTGACAGTCCCTGTTCATCTGGCACCACTTTCTTGGACAACCTTCCAATTGCTTGAAGGAGAACAAGAACACCGTGACGGTATTTACCAAAATGGGGTGATTGATACGCCATTTGTAACGGTAAGTGTGGATGAAAACATCACAGTCTACGACAAGACAACTCATGAAGCTTATGAAGATGTTATTCGCTTTGAAGACCGTGGTGACATCGGAAATGAGTACATCTATTTCCAACCAAAAGGAACGGAACCTATCTACGCAGAACTCAAAGACTATGAAGTCTTGGAAAATACAGCACGTTTTGCTAAAATCTTGCTCAAACATGAATTGACAATTCCAGTAAGTGCAGATGAAAAACTGGATGCGGAACAAAGAGGCATCATCGAGTTTATGACGCGTGAAGCAGGGCGCTCAGAAGAATTGACAACCCTTCCTTTGGAAACAGAGATGACCGTCTTTGTTGACAATCCACAAATTCGTTTCAAGACTCGCTTTACCAATACTGCTAAGGACCACCGTATCCGTCTCTTGGTTAAGACTCATAACACGCGTCCAAGTAATGATTCTGAAAGCATCTATGAGGTAGTAACACGACCAAACAAACCAGCTGCTTCTTGGGAAAATCCTGAAAATCCACAACACCAACAAGCCTTTGTCAGCCTTTATGATGATGAAAAAGGGATAACGGTAGCCAATAAAGGATTACACGAGTATGAAATCCTTGGCGATGATACGATTGCAGTGACCATTCTTCGTGCCTCAGGTGAACTAGGTGACTGGGGTTACTTCCCAACGCCAGAGGCTCAGTGCTTGCGTGAGTTTGAAGTCGAGTTTGCGCTTGAATGCCACCAAGCACAAGAACGCTTCTCAGCTTTCCGTCGTGCCAAAGCCTTCCAAACACCATTCACTAGTCTTCAGGTCGCTAAACAAGAAGGAAGTGTTGCAGCAACTGGTAGCCTCTTGAGTCACGCGGCACTCAGTATACCACAAGTTTGCCCAACAGCCTTTAAAGTGGCGGAAAATGAAGAAGGATATGTCCTCCGTTACTACAATATGAGTCAAGAAAATGTGCGCATCTCAGAGCACCAACAAACTATTCTTGACTTACTTGAGCGACCATATCCAGTTCATTCAGGATTATTGGCTCCGCAAGAAATTCGCACAGAATTGATTAAAAAAGAAGAAATTTAA
- a CDS encoding ABC transporter permease, giving the protein MKKFSKTLRDNWIFLLMVLPGALWLILFFYIPVFGNVVAFKDYHMSGEGFIHSIMNSKWVGLDNFKFLFSSKDAFIITRNTVLYNLGFIFIGLIVSVGIAIILSELRSKRMVKIFQTSMLFPYFLSWVIISFFTDAFLNIDKGVINRFLETIGLKEINFYADLGIWPYLLLFLGIWKGFGYSSVMYYATIMGIDPTYYEAATVDGASKWQRIRNVTIPQLTPLITVLTILAVGNIFRADFGLFYQIPHNAGQLYNVTNVLDVYVYNGLTQTADIGMASAAGLYQSVVGLILVILSNLLARRVDPNSALF; this is encoded by the coding sequence ATGAAAAAGTTTTCAAAGACCTTGAGAGATAACTGGATTTTTCTCTTGATGGTTTTACCAGGGGCACTTTGGTTGATTCTATTCTTCTACATCCCAGTATTTGGAAATGTGGTCGCCTTCAAAGACTACCATATGAGTGGTGAAGGATTTATCCACAGTATCATGAATAGTAAGTGGGTCGGCCTCGATAACTTTAAGTTCTTGTTTAGTTCTAAAGATGCCTTTATCATTACCCGAAATACCGTCCTTTACAACCTTGGATTCATCTTTATTGGTTTGATTGTGTCGGTTGGAATTGCCATCATCCTCAGCGAGCTCCGCTCTAAGAGAATGGTTAAAATTTTCCAAACGTCTATGTTGTTCCCTTACTTCTTGTCATGGGTTATCATCAGTTTCTTTACAGATGCATTCCTAAACATCGACAAAGGGGTGATCAACCGTTTCTTGGAAACCATTGGATTGAAGGAAATTAACTTCTATGCAGACTTGGGTATCTGGCCATATCTTCTCCTTTTCCTAGGTATCTGGAAAGGCTTCGGATATAGCAGTGTCATGTACTATGCGACTATCATGGGAATTGACCCTACCTACTATGAAGCAGCAACAGTGGACGGGGCTAGCAAGTGGCAACGGATTCGCAATGTAACGATTCCACAGTTGACACCGCTGATAACTGTTTTGACCATCCTTGCAGTCGGAAACATCTTCCGTGCAGACTTCGGTCTTTTCTACCAAATCCCTCACAATGCTGGTCAGCTCTACAATGTAACCAATGTACTAGACGTCTATGTCTATAATGGTTTAACTCAGACAGCGGACATTGGTATGGCGTCAGCAGCTGGTCTTTATCAGTCCGTTGTCGGTTTGATACTGGTTATCCTATCAAACTTGCTTGCAAGACGAGTGGATCCAAATTCAGCACTATTCTAG
- a CDS encoding ROK family protein, translated as MTIATIDIGGTGIKFASLTPDGKILDKTSTPTPENLDDLLTWLDQRLSEQDYKGIAMSVPGAVNQETGVIEGISAVAYIHGFSWYEALTHHQLPVHLENDANCVGLSELLAHPEIENAACVVIGTGIGGAMIINGKLHRGRHGLGGEFGYMTTIEPAEKLNNWSLLASTGNMVRYVIEKSGQTDWDGRKIYQEAAAGNALCQEAIERMNRNLAQGLLNIQYLIDPDVISLGGSISQNLDFIQGVKQAVDAFVETYEEYTVAPVIQACTYHADANLYGALVNWLQEENQW; from the coding sequence ATGACGATTGCAACCATTGATATCGGAGGGACTGGGATTAAGTTTGCCAGTCTGACTCCTGATGGAAAAATACTAGATAAGACAAGTACACCGACACCAGAAAATTTGGATGATTTACTGACTTGGCTAGACCAACGTCTGTCGGAGCAAGATTATAAGGGCATTGCCATGAGTGTTCCAGGCGCGGTCAATCAAGAAACAGGTGTGATTGAGGGAATCAGTGCTGTAGCTTACATCCATGGCTTTTCTTGGTATGAAGCTCTTACTCATCATCAGCTACCTGTCCATCTCGAAAATGATGCCAACTGTGTTGGACTGAGTGAATTGCTGGCTCACCCAGAGATTGAAAATGCAGCCTGTGTCGTGATTGGGACAGGGATTGGCGGAGCTATGATTATCAATGGGAAACTTCACCGAGGTCGCCACGGCTTAGGTGGTGAGTTTGGCTATATGACAACCATTGAACCAGCTGAAAAACTCAACAACTGGTCGCTACTGGCTTCTACAGGAAACATGGTCCGCTACGTAATTGAAAAATCTGGTCAGACTGACTGGGACGGTCGTAAGATTTACCAAGAAGCTGCAGCAGGGAATGCCCTTTGCCAAGAAGCCATTGAGCGTATGAACCGTAATCTGGCTCAAGGCTTGCTCAATATCCAGTATCTCATCGATCCAGATGTCATTAGTCTGGGAGGCTCTATTAGTCAGAATCTAGATTTTATCCAGGGTGTCAAACAAGCTGTCGATGCATTTGTCGAAACCTACGAAGAATACACGGTCGCACCAGTTATCCAAGCTTGCACCTATCATGCAGATGCCAATCTCTATGGTGCCCTTGTCAACTGGTTGCAGGAGGAAAACCAATGGTAA